CCCCCAGATTTTGATTTAACTGCAGTGTAAGTAGATGTAGCTTGTGTTTAGATACAGGTCGAATTCTGGTAAATTGGGCCAAATCTGTCAAAACATGGCCTAGTTTACTAgtaattgataaaaataaaatgaataaatgtcagtactgttctatatatatatatatactgtaaacaAGGCCTCTCAAGAGATCCATTTCAGGTCATTGGTTATTAGGACAAGACCGGCTTAGACCTTCTGAGACTGTTTGCtgaaactgttgtttttttttttgttgttgttgtaggaACATGACATTGAAACCCCTTATGGGATGTTGCACGTGGTGATCCGCGGGGCTCCCAAGGGCAACAAGCCAGCTATCCTGACCTACCATGATGTTGGGCTCAACCGTAAGTAAACaaggtttttgtgtgtgtgtttttgtgtaccAAGGTACACTTCCACCCACATTGCTCTCCAAAACCCCAAGCAACACGCACTGCACGATTTCCATCTTGGTAGACCATCTGTCTCCAAGCACTGACCTGGAGTTAATTTCCCCATCTTCACAAGCAACAAGAGATGGttgtgtgttagtgtgtgtaCTTTTGCATATGTGCATGTTCAAAGAGCAGCCCTCTGGAAGTGATGTGTGTGGGCTGTGATCAGAGCTGTAATTTGGATGCCAGCTGACTGCAGTTTATCAGTTCTGTTAACAGATTGCATGCAGTGTGAGACGAAGCTGATCTCAGGTGGCAGGTGATCTCAGCACCACATATGTGATGGTGCAAAAACTCAAGCTTAAagttttgttctttctttctttctttttttcttttcttttctatttttttggaaaagtacacaaaaaaaattaataaataaaatataaatatggaCTGGAGATTAGTAATACACACAAACTTATTAAacaatcttattttttattatattttatagtttattttttattataatatatacaaatatatttattatttatataaataatgcatttattacaataatctatatatttatattatatagattTATAATACTTAAAACATGGCTCTCTTGGAGATTGGTAGTAAATACTCTCTTAAATATGAGCATCATCTTATTTTTCTTGTATatggtttttatattatattatattatttatataatataaataatgcatttatataaaataacctatgtatttttattatatatatttacattagtaGCTTGAACTTGAGTTTCaacttatttgtaaatatttatttttattgcattatatatattacaaattacacacacacacacacacacacacatataatttaatatatatttaatatttatataatataaataaagcatttatttaaaataacctatgtatttttattatatatatatttacattagtaGCTTGAACTTGAGTTTCaacttatttgtaaatatttacttttattgtattatatatattacaaattacacacacacacacacacacacacacacatataatttaatatatatttaatatttatataatataaagcatttatttaaaaaaacctatgtattttttttatttatatattcacatTAGTAGTTTGAACTTGAGTTTCaacttatttgtaaatatttattttgattacattatatatatacattatatatattacattacacacacacactatatatattatttaatgcatttatttaaaatacctatttaaaatattataaaataattagtatatatatttaggttAGTAGCTTGAACTTAAGTTTCaacttatttgtaaatatttatttttattatattatatatattacataaattacacacacacacacacacacacacactatatatatatatatatatatatatataatgtgtgtgtaatttatgttataaatatataatttataaactgaaactattataaattaatataatataaatacatacatcatttttaaataaattcattatatatagttaatgtatttattaaaaataatgtattatatctatttataatttatattagttttatcTAGTTATACCTTTATATAGCAATTTATGATGTATACAAATCtgtatatatgcaaataaatatataaaaggttaaatataaatacttcataatattactcatcttaaaaaaacattaattctaataatattaggtatatataaatatgtatgttaATATTATACAATTCGTAtaagaattaacattttaatcataattCTTTTTATCATTTAGCTACTTTCTACAGAACAAGTTATATTAAAGAATAATGAGTGTCTAATCAAGAATAACATTTGTACtcagtctgaattatgagaatTTAATCTACAGCTTGATAAGGAACATTAGACCCATTTATGGGTCAGCAGAACAAAGGCGGTCGAGTTGACCTTGATATCGAATTCCACATTCTGTCAATGTGACGGAAGTAAATGACTCGTAACCTTGGCCGAGCGCTCTTCTCATCACTCACATCATGCTTTCCTGTCCTCTACTGCTCTTCTTTCTTCCCTCTTTCCTTCTAATCTCCTTCTATCCTCCTTATCCTCCCTCTATCTATCCTTCCTCATTATCTAGTCCTGCTGAAGTGTGTTATTGTCTGCCGTTTCGTATTTCTATGCAGTGCGCGCACATGAGAGAAAAATATGTAGGTCACAAAAACATACCCATCATGCAGCGATGGGGAGGGGAGCAGGGAAGGTCAGCACTGCGGCATAGAGTAACTCTGACTCTCCTCTCCGCTGCGGATACATGTATTAGTATGCATGGCCATCCTCCGTCACAAAACATGACTCAGTGAGCGTAAGAGAAAGCAAACGAGTGACACAGACCACCGAAAGGAGACACTGGCctatataaaaaatgcaaagcGAGCAATACAGCTGGGAGCAAAGGGGAAAAAATTAGGTCACGTACTACAGGGTAGAGAAGCTTGCAAATGATTCATGCCACAATGCAGCACCTTTGAAATTGCATGTCTTTTTTGATTCAAGAACATGAGAAaggtcatgtttattttattttattttattttattttattttattttattttattttagagacTCCACAGAATAGGTAACAGCATATGGTTTTTTGGAACAACGAGTCATTGTTTTCCTTTAAATTGCTTGAAGACCTGCCAAAACAGTATTTGATGAGGGAGATGGCATAATCTAAAATGAGTTGTTAGTGCCGCTTGAGCAGTTAGCTAGAacagtgttttgtttctttatttcatGATCTAAGTAGGCCAATGATTCTGGCATGAGAGTACGTAATTTACTGAGTTGCCCCAAATTTGAAGTATTCTTTTATAATCAGCAATGTTATATAATGTTTGATGTTACGAAAGCAGATCCAATTGAATCTGGAATAACAATGTATTACATATGATTGTTTTAGATGTACCATGTAAATACTACAGACATGGTATAGAACATGATAATCATTCTGTACCATCTGTTACTATTATTTTACTAAGGTACTCTGCGTTTTTGTAAGGGCTACAATGTCTCGATTTCTTTCTTTGAGCAGACAAGCTGTGCTTCAGCACCTTCTTCCACAATGAAGACATGCAGGAGATCACTAAGCATTTTGTGGTGTGCCACGTAGATGCCCCAGGCCAACACATTGGTGCCCCCCAGATGCCACAAGGGTATGATGAACTCACACATGAACATATTCACAGTATTTGCCATTTTACACACAGAATACAGTCAAGCCAAAATTAATTCAGACACCTTTTTctcattatcacagtttattttctatagtttagaaaatagtaataaaatatgacaagaactcagagtttTTGAGCTCAGagaatgtcagataactttgatagaaaggtatgtaatggattacaatcgaCCAAAAATTCAcacaactgttagtatgacaatatttacacaactgtCAATACACCTGTTGGCCAATTACCTAACAGTGCTTCATTTTGTTCCATTTGTGGtgtaaaaatgtcacatttaagcAAAGTTTTCACTTAAgtaaaacatggtcaggtcaaagtgtctgaataatttttggtcccaaattttttagcaattttactAGTAGttcactgtatgaagaatttttgggtataatatgtgaccctggaccccaaaaccagtcttaagtagcacgggtatatttatagcaatagccaaaaatacattgtatgggtcaaaatgattgatttttcttttatgccaaaaatcattaagatattacgtaaaaatcatgttccatgaaaatattttgtaaattttgtactgatcatgttccatgaaaatattttgtaaattttgtactgaaaatatataaaaacttaatttttgattagtaatatgcattgctaagaacttcatttggacatatttaaaggtggttttctcaatatttagataaGATTCTAGATTTGCAAatggttgtatctcggccaaatattgtcctatcctaagaaaccatacatcagtggaaagcctATTCGTTCAGCTTTTATTCAGATGaggtataaatctcaatttcaaaaaatttcccctggttttgtggtccagggtcacatatgtcacagtttactttattttgctattctcacttaaataaatgaactatagtgtcctgcacccagtagtaaaaaaacatcaaaaatgatATCTGGTGTCTGAGTAATTTTTGGATTGACTGTATGTATCTACAATCAGTCTATGGCAATAcgtcatttaaataaataaatgagtcaTTGCGGTTGTATTGTAATACATATTACTGCACTTGGTTATTTACCAAATAAATGAACACATAGAcatgaaatgtgaccctgaaccacaaaaccagtcatcagTCATAATTTAAGTAGatttatatattacttattccgagatacaactatttgaaaatctggaatctaagagtacaaaaaaaaaaaaaaaaaaaaaaatcataatattgcaaaaaaaaaatcgcctttgtccaaatgaagttcttggcaacGCATATTActatatcttcatggaacatgatctttacttaatatcctaatttttggcataaaagaaaaattggtcatataaatgcacatacatatttttaaaaatcaaaatataaaaaaagtttataggatttatgatgatgatgaccgttaaaacgcgtcatcacaggcttgtgaaaagggtccgttgctacaaacatacccatgctacatatgactggttttgtggtccagggtcacaaatattgatttgagttttGAGAATTATGTGGTAGTCTTACCTGTATATCCGAAAGCTTCCGCTAAAACGAATCCATTTCAGTTGGCCAAGCAATAAAACGACCACCGCgtcaatattacagtaaaattaaCACTTAAGTCCTCTGAGGTGATTTTCACAACAGTCGATACTCGATAACCGAAACACAAGATGGCGCCAGTTGCGTTTGGATGAAACAAAAGAGCGCGAGTCTGATGAAAGTAGCTCCGGTTTCATTAACGGATGAGCGGACTGATTTACACATTTCTGTGTACTATAAAATAGCAAATTTCTAGGCGTTGAATGCCgcgattgaccaatcagaatcaagtattccggAGAGCAATGTAAAAACTCGAGAtatcattatataataatatataatatatttctttatgatCTTGTTGTTTCTAGATATCAGTATCCCACCATGGATCAGCTAGCTGGGATGCTTCCTAGTGTGGTGCAACACTTTGGGTGAGTGTGATTGGATTATACTGTAAATTACGGGGTGTAATGATGATGTGATGTAATGATAATCCATTCCTTTAAAATCCTAGCTTCAAGAGCATTGTTGGAATTGGAGTGGGGGCTGGTGCCTACATCCTTGCCAAATTTGCGGTTAGTAAATCTCAGCCTTTTACTGTATGTTggtcaagttttttttgtttgcattcaaTGCATTTCAGTTGTGCTCTTTATTTGTAGCTGATTTTCCCTGATCTTGTGGAGGGTCTGGTTCTACTCAACATCGACCCAAATGGGAAGGGATGGATCGACTGGGCTGCCACAAAATTGTCAGGACTCACTAGTACTTTACCAGACACTGTTCTGGCTCACCTTTTCAGCCAggtacaatattattattatgcattaatttcatgagaatttaatttaaaaaaaagtatatacatatcAATCAACTATAACACTGTATCATTGTTTTACAGGAAGAGCTTATGAGCAACACAGAAGTGGTACAGACTTACCGCCAACAGATCAACAACACCATCAACCAGTTCAACCTACAGCTCTTCTGGAACATGTACAACAGGTAACCACCCACTAcctcatttatatatatatatataaatcaagcATAATGCATgagtaaaagaaaaaagcataTTCTGTAAAAACCtgatttaaaactaaaactttctttttttcccacagCCGCAGGGATTTGGAAATGAACCGCAGTGGCTCTGTGCTAAATGCCAAGACCCTGAGGTGAGAACTAAGTTAATTAGAATCTGGTTAGTCTCATTTACATGTCTGTGTAATAAAACTGAATTCTGAAAACTCCTTCTTGCAGGTGCCCGGTCAT
The sequence above is drawn from the Labeo rohita strain BAU-BD-2019 chromosome 25, IGBB_LRoh.1.0, whole genome shotgun sequence genome and encodes:
- the ndrg4 gene encoding protein NDRG4, with the translated sequence MGPGLFWNFPSKTSCTVPQSLLQTMLLSRMAGMKDQQFTEEKPLLPESRGQETEMAKGQCVHALPCATPSPPTARPPKRWHAIARHWLGLTRRRTSGFFPENCETFVAEGDWKEHDIETPYGMLHVVIRGAPKGNKPAILTYHDVGLNHKLCFSTFFHNEDMQEITKHFVVCHVDAPGQHIGAPQMPQGYQYPTMDQLAGMLPSVVQHFGFKSIVGIGVGAGAYILAKFALIFPDLVEGLVLLNIDPNGKGWIDWAATKLSGLTSTLPDTVLAHLFSQEELMSNTEVVQTYRQQINNTINQFNLQLFWNMYNSRRDLEMNRSGSVLNAKTLRCPVMLVVGDNAVPHHI